One genomic window of Tribolium castaneum strain GA2 chromosome 10, icTriCast1.1, whole genome shotgun sequence includes the following:
- the siz gene encoding IQ motif and SEC7 domain-containing protein 1 isoform X5, with protein sequence MRGQSPGGFPQPFVQSQVRTEHVRSNPVHTVDVCDRTVVRVRRSGIQQERIRVVCTTRRQHVSRLVTVTDACHTLPPFRKHVTVISFPPKMERSQIVNSMGSSDQFQEQTYIQAPSFVQAQNYSTPTPSPIYSRASPNNSTYVNVSQPLHKKGSLRNGDVLKRSRVQTTYELSQDILDKQIEVLERKYGGVKARNAALTIQRAFRRYTLLKKFAAITAMAKAEKRISRRIPANSEDCRSTIGETEQCPEYMRNYEGHDCSNMRVLPVRSMSLRERRNIDNMPIPRSQSGTPTVCWENYSSSSLQHYYSPADSKSDSLGTQVTASPSSCSTPTTSTNGYARSRHSLNSRKVPPEVPKRTSSITSRSVGDPRHHKSNGLTKTNENGSLSSVQSSGSDSSISTERVQCEFSGSPVWKRKGNHISEYAEPALETSLGNISNTSTSTYTLERANEQQAPASYKITETIRKRQYRVGLNLFNKKPERGISYLIRRGFLENSPQGVARFLISRKGLSKQMIGEYLGNLQNPFCMAVLECFANELDLSGMQVDVALRKFQQHFRMPGEAQKIERLMEVFSHRYCQCNVDIVARLRSPDTIFVLAFAIIMLNTDLHTPNIKPERRMKLEDFIKNLRGIDDCGDIDSDMLTGVYERVKANEFKPGSDHVTQVMKVQATIVGKKPNMALPHRRLVCYCRLYEIPDIYKKERPGVHQREVFLFNDLLVITKILSKKKSSVTYTFRNSFPLCGMTVTLFEAAHYPYGIRLSQRVDGKVLVTFNARNEHDRCKFAEDLKEAVSEMDEMENLRIEAELERQKSNRGTRTGTENRDSGVADVEVCSYQCPCSQNQALGGSECAEEVGHDTQIKRSALSNSLLDIHEQL encoded by the exons cTTTCCACCGAAAATGGAAAGGTCCCAGATAGTGAATTCGATGGGTTCATCCGACCAGTTTCAAGAACAGACTTACATCCAGGCTCCCAGTTTTGTCCAAGCTCAAAACTACAGTACTCCAACCCCCAGTCCTATCTATTCCCGTGCCTCCCCTAACAACTCGACGTACGTGAATGTATCGCAGCCTCTTCATAAGAAGGGTTCTTTACGGAACGGAGATGTCTTGAAAAGGTCGAGGGTTCAGACAAC ATACGAGCTGTCGCAAGACATTCTCGACAAACAAATCGAAGTGTTGGAACGGAAATATGGCGGTGTTAAAGCGCGAAATGCAGCTCTCACGATTCAACGGGCGTTCAGACGATACACACtacttaaaaaattcgcaGCAATTACAGCAATGGCCAAAGCCGAGAAACGTATTAGTCGCCGAATTCCTGCAAATTCCGAAGACTGTCGTAGCACAATAGGTGAGACTGAGCAGTGTCCCGAATATATGAGGAATTATGAAGGACACGACTGCTCGAATATGAGAGTTCTTCCAGTTAGATCGATGTCTTTGCGCGAGAGACGTAATATTGACAATATGCCAATACCTAGGAGTCAGTCGGGGACTCCTACAGTGTGTTGGGAGAATTATTCCTCATCCTCCCTCCAACACTACTATTCACCCGCTGACTCCAAATCGGATTCGCTAGGTACCCAAGTGACTGCAAGTCCCAGTTCTTGTAGTACTCCTACAACTTCCACAAACGGCTACGCTCGCAGCCGCCACAGTCTGAACAGTAGAAAAGTACCACCAGAAGTACCTAAACGAACCTCAAGTATTACCTCTCGTTCGGTCGGAGACCCCCGACACCACAAAAGCAACGGCTTGACCAAAACAAACGAAAACGGCTCGTTGTCAAGTGTCCAAAGTTCCGGTAGTGACAGTAGTATATCGACTGAACGCGTGCAATGTGAATTTTCCGGATCGCCAGTCTGGAAGCGCAAAGGAAATCACATTTCGGAATACGCCGAACCGGCCTTAGAGACCAGTTTAGGGAACATTTCCAACACTAGCACATCCACCTACACACTAGAACGAGCCAATGAACAACAAGCACCCGCCAGCTATAAAATAACCGAGACTATAAGAAAACGACAATACAGAGTAGGACTtaacttatttaataaaaaaccagaACGAGGCATCTCCTATCTAATCCGAAGAGGGTTCTTGGAGAACTCGCCGCAAGGCGTCGCCAGATTTCTCATCTCGAGAAAAGGACTGAGTAAACAAATGATCGGAGAGTATTTAGGGAATTTACAAAATCCGTTTTGTATGGCTGTTTTGGAATGCTTCGCTAATGAGTTAGATTTGTCGGGAATGCAAGTCGATGTTGCCCTTCGGAAGTTCCAGCAGCATTTCCGAATGCCTGGAGAAGCACAAAAGATTGAAAGACTTATGGAGGTGTTCTCGCATAGATATTGCCAGTGCAATGTCGATATCGTCGCCCGGTTAAGATCGCCTGATACG ATTTTTGTGCTCGCCTTTGCGATAATAATGCTGAACACTGACCTCCACACCCCGAATATAAAACCCGAACGTCGGATGAAGCTCGAAGActtcataaaaaatttacgagGTATCGACGATTGTGGTGATATTGACAGTGATATGTTGACTGGGGTTTACGAGCGTGTCAAAGCGAACGAATTTAAGCCCGGTTCAGACCACGTGACTCAAGTAATGAAAGTCCAAGCAACGATCGTTggtaaaaaaccaaatatgGCGTTACCACATCGCCGACTAGTGTGTTATTGTCGTTTATACGAAATCCCTGATATTTATAAGAAAGAAAGACCTGGTGTACACCAGAGAGAAGTGTTCCTTTTTAACGATTTGCTCGTTATTACGAAAATTCTAAGTAAGAAGAAGTCTTCAGTTACGTATACATTCAGGAATAGTTTCCCTCTGTGCGGGATGACTGTCACTCTCTTCGAAGCTGCCC ATTACCCTTATGGTATACGTTTGAGCCAACGTGTCGATGGCAAAGTATTGGTCACATTTAACGCGCGAAATGAGCATGATAGGTGCAAATTCGCGGAGGATTTGAAGGAGGCTGTAAGCGAGATGGATGAAATGGAGAATTTGAGGATTGAGGCTGAGCTAGAGCGGCAGAAGTCGAACCGGGGGACCAGGACAG gTACCGAAAACCGGGACAGTGGCGTCGCTGACGTGGAAGTGTGTTCTTACCAGTGCCCCTGCTCCCAGAACCAGGCACTAGGAGGGTCGGAGTGTGCCGAAGAAGTCGGTCATGACACTCAAATCAAACGTTCGGCGCTCAGTAACTCGTTGCTGGATATCCACGAACAGT TGTAG
- the siz gene encoding IQ motif and SEC7 domain-containing protein 1 isoform X1 yields the protein MRGQSPGGFPQPFVQSQVRTEHVRSNPVHTVDVCDRTVVRVRRSGIQQERIRVVCTTRRQHVSRLVTVTDACHTLPPFRKHVTVISFPPKMERSQIVNSMGSSDQFQEQTYIQAPSFVQAQNYSTPTPSPIYSRASPNNSTYVNVSQPLHKKGSLRNGDVLKRSRVQTTYELSQDILDKQIEVLERKYGGVKARNAALTIQRAFRRYTLLKKFAAITAMAKAEKRISRRIPANSEDCRSTIGETEQCPEYMRNYEGHDCSNMRVLPVRSMSLRERRNIDNMPIPRSQSGTPTVCWENYSSSSLQHYYSPADSKSDSLGTQVTASPSSCSTPTTSTNGYARSRHSLNSRKVPPEVPKRTSSITSRSVGDPRHHKSNGLTKTNENGSLSSVQSSGSDSSISTERVQCEFSGSPVWKRKGNHISEYAEPALETSLGNISNTSTSTYTLERANEQQAPASYKITETIRKRQYRVGLNLFNKKPERGISYLIRRGFLENSPQGVARFLISRKGLSKQMIGEYLGNLQNPFCMAVLECFANELDLSGMQVDVALRKFQQHFRMPGEAQKIERLMEVFSHRYCQCNVDIVARLRSPDTIFVLAFAIIMLNTDLHTPNIKPERRMKLEDFIKNLRGIDDCGDIDSDMLTGVYERVKANEFKPGSDHVTQVMKVQATIVGKKPNMALPHRRLVCYCRLYEIPDIYKKERPGVHQREVFLFNDLLVITKILSKKKSSVTYTFRNSFPLCGMTVTLFEAAHYPYGIRLSQRVDGKVLVTFNARNEHDRCKFAEDLKEAVSEMDEMENLRIEAELERQKSNRGTRTGTENRDSGVADVEVCSYQCPCSQNQALGGSECAEEVGHDTQIKRSALSNSLLDIHEQFAGEKAQRRGSVGSLDSGMSVSFQSTSASTCSRSDKLANKGKPGLHNHQSFLGGLFNKKQQNNVAVKSTEV from the exons cTTTCCACCGAAAATGGAAAGGTCCCAGATAGTGAATTCGATGGGTTCATCCGACCAGTTTCAAGAACAGACTTACATCCAGGCTCCCAGTTTTGTCCAAGCTCAAAACTACAGTACTCCAACCCCCAGTCCTATCTATTCCCGTGCCTCCCCTAACAACTCGACGTACGTGAATGTATCGCAGCCTCTTCATAAGAAGGGTTCTTTACGGAACGGAGATGTCTTGAAAAGGTCGAGGGTTCAGACAAC ATACGAGCTGTCGCAAGACATTCTCGACAAACAAATCGAAGTGTTGGAACGGAAATATGGCGGTGTTAAAGCGCGAAATGCAGCTCTCACGATTCAACGGGCGTTCAGACGATACACACtacttaaaaaattcgcaGCAATTACAGCAATGGCCAAAGCCGAGAAACGTATTAGTCGCCGAATTCCTGCAAATTCCGAAGACTGTCGTAGCACAATAGGTGAGACTGAGCAGTGTCCCGAATATATGAGGAATTATGAAGGACACGACTGCTCGAATATGAGAGTTCTTCCAGTTAGATCGATGTCTTTGCGCGAGAGACGTAATATTGACAATATGCCAATACCTAGGAGTCAGTCGGGGACTCCTACAGTGTGTTGGGAGAATTATTCCTCATCCTCCCTCCAACACTACTATTCACCCGCTGACTCCAAATCGGATTCGCTAGGTACCCAAGTGACTGCAAGTCCCAGTTCTTGTAGTACTCCTACAACTTCCACAAACGGCTACGCTCGCAGCCGCCACAGTCTGAACAGTAGAAAAGTACCACCAGAAGTACCTAAACGAACCTCAAGTATTACCTCTCGTTCGGTCGGAGACCCCCGACACCACAAAAGCAACGGCTTGACCAAAACAAACGAAAACGGCTCGTTGTCAAGTGTCCAAAGTTCCGGTAGTGACAGTAGTATATCGACTGAACGCGTGCAATGTGAATTTTCCGGATCGCCAGTCTGGAAGCGCAAAGGAAATCACATTTCGGAATACGCCGAACCGGCCTTAGAGACCAGTTTAGGGAACATTTCCAACACTAGCACATCCACCTACACACTAGAACGAGCCAATGAACAACAAGCACCCGCCAGCTATAAAATAACCGAGACTATAAGAAAACGACAATACAGAGTAGGACTtaacttatttaataaaaaaccagaACGAGGCATCTCCTATCTAATCCGAAGAGGGTTCTTGGAGAACTCGCCGCAAGGCGTCGCCAGATTTCTCATCTCGAGAAAAGGACTGAGTAAACAAATGATCGGAGAGTATTTAGGGAATTTACAAAATCCGTTTTGTATGGCTGTTTTGGAATGCTTCGCTAATGAGTTAGATTTGTCGGGAATGCAAGTCGATGTTGCCCTTCGGAAGTTCCAGCAGCATTTCCGAATGCCTGGAGAAGCACAAAAGATTGAAAGACTTATGGAGGTGTTCTCGCATAGATATTGCCAGTGCAATGTCGATATCGTCGCCCGGTTAAGATCGCCTGATACG ATTTTTGTGCTCGCCTTTGCGATAATAATGCTGAACACTGACCTCCACACCCCGAATATAAAACCCGAACGTCGGATGAAGCTCGAAGActtcataaaaaatttacgagGTATCGACGATTGTGGTGATATTGACAGTGATATGTTGACTGGGGTTTACGAGCGTGTCAAAGCGAACGAATTTAAGCCCGGTTCAGACCACGTGACTCAAGTAATGAAAGTCCAAGCAACGATCGTTggtaaaaaaccaaatatgGCGTTACCACATCGCCGACTAGTGTGTTATTGTCGTTTATACGAAATCCCTGATATTTATAAGAAAGAAAGACCTGGTGTACACCAGAGAGAAGTGTTCCTTTTTAACGATTTGCTCGTTATTACGAAAATTCTAAGTAAGAAGAAGTCTTCAGTTACGTATACATTCAGGAATAGTTTCCCTCTGTGCGGGATGACTGTCACTCTCTTCGAAGCTGCCC ATTACCCTTATGGTATACGTTTGAGCCAACGTGTCGATGGCAAAGTATTGGTCACATTTAACGCGCGAAATGAGCATGATAGGTGCAAATTCGCGGAGGATTTGAAGGAGGCTGTAAGCGAGATGGATGAAATGGAGAATTTGAGGATTGAGGCTGAGCTAGAGCGGCAGAAGTCGAACCGGGGGACCAGGACAG gTACCGAAAACCGGGACAGTGGCGTCGCTGACGTGGAAGTGTGTTCTTACCAGTGCCCCTGCTCCCAGAACCAGGCACTAGGAGGGTCGGAGTGTGCCGAAGAAGTCGGTCATGACACTCAAATCAAACGTTCGGCGCTCAGTAACTCGTTGCTGGATATCCACGAACAGT TTGCAGGAGAAAAGGCACAGCGCCGAGGTAGTGTGGGCTCGTTAGATAGCGGCATGTCTGTATCATTCCAGTCGACGTCGGCTAGTACTTGCTCCCGGTCTGACAAGCTGGCTAATAAAGGTAAGCCAGGCCTCCATAACCACCAGTCATTCTTAGGCGGCCTGTTCAACAAGAAACAACAGAACAATGTGGCGGTGAAGTCGACCGAAGTGTAA
- the siz gene encoding IQ motif and SEC7 domain-containing protein 1 isoform X7 — protein MRGQSPGGFPQPFVQSQVRTEHVRSNPVHTVDVCDRTVVRVRRSGIQQERIRVVCTTRRQHVSRLVTVTDACHTLPPFRKHVTVISFPPKMERSQIVNSMGSSDQFQEQTYIQAPSFVQAQNYSTPTPSPIYSRASPNNSTYVNVSQPLHKKGSLRNGDVLKRSRVQTTYELSQDILDKQIEVLERKYGGVKARNAALTIQRAFRRYTLLKKFAAITAMAKAEKRISRRIPANSEDCRSTIGTQVTASPSSCSTPTTSTNGYARSRHSLNSRKVPPEVPKRTSSITSRSVGDPRHHKSNGLTKTNENGSLSSVQSSGSDSSISTERVQCEFSGSPVWKRKGNHISEYAEPALETSLGNISNTSTSTYTLERANEQQAPASYKITETIRKRQYRVGLNLFNKKPERGISYLIRRGFLENSPQGVARFLISRKGLSKQMIGEYLGNLQNPFCMAVLECFANELDLSGMQVDVALRKFQQHFRMPGEAQKIERLMEVFSHRYCQCNVDIVARLRSPDTIFVLAFAIIMLNTDLHTPNIKPERRMKLEDFIKNLRGIDDCGDIDSDMLTGVYERVKANEFKPGSDHVTQVMKVQATIVGKKPNMALPHRRLVCYCRLYEIPDIYKKERPGVHQREVFLFNDLLVITKILSKKKSSVTYTFRNSFPLCGMTVTLFEAAHYPYGIRLSQRVDGKVLVTFNARNEHDRCKFAEDLKEAVSEMDEMENLRIEAELERQKSNRGTRTGTENRDSGVADVEVCSYQCPCSQNQALGGSECAEEVGHDTQIKRSALSNSLLDIHEQFAGEKAQRRGSVGSLDSGMSVSFQSTSASTCSRSDKLANKGKPGLHNHQSFLGGLFNKKQQNNVAVKSTEV, from the exons cTTTCCACCGAAAATGGAAAGGTCCCAGATAGTGAATTCGATGGGTTCATCCGACCAGTTTCAAGAACAGACTTACATCCAGGCTCCCAGTTTTGTCCAAGCTCAAAACTACAGTACTCCAACCCCCAGTCCTATCTATTCCCGTGCCTCCCCTAACAACTCGACGTACGTGAATGTATCGCAGCCTCTTCATAAGAAGGGTTCTTTACGGAACGGAGATGTCTTGAAAAGGTCGAGGGTTCAGACAAC ATACGAGCTGTCGCAAGACATTCTCGACAAACAAATCGAAGTGTTGGAACGGAAATATGGCGGTGTTAAAGCGCGAAATGCAGCTCTCACGATTCAACGGGCGTTCAGACGATACACACtacttaaaaaattcgcaGCAATTACAGCAATGGCCAAAGCCGAGAAACGTATTAGTCGCCGAATTCCTGCAAATTCCGAAGACTGTCGTAGCACAATAG GTACCCAAGTGACTGCAAGTCCCAGTTCTTGTAGTACTCCTACAACTTCCACAAACGGCTACGCTCGCAGCCGCCACAGTCTGAACAGTAGAAAAGTACCACCAGAAGTACCTAAACGAACCTCAAGTATTACCTCTCGTTCGGTCGGAGACCCCCGACACCACAAAAGCAACGGCTTGACCAAAACAAACGAAAACGGCTCGTTGTCAAGTGTCCAAAGTTCCGGTAGTGACAGTAGTATATCGACTGAACGCGTGCAATGTGAATTTTCCGGATCGCCAGTCTGGAAGCGCAAAGGAAATCACATTTCGGAATACGCCGAACCGGCCTTAGAGACCAGTTTAGGGAACATTTCCAACACTAGCACATCCACCTACACACTAGAACGAGCCAATGAACAACAAGCACCCGCCAGCTATAAAATAACCGAGACTATAAGAAAACGACAATACAGAGTAGGACTtaacttatttaataaaaaaccagaACGAGGCATCTCCTATCTAATCCGAAGAGGGTTCTTGGAGAACTCGCCGCAAGGCGTCGCCAGATTTCTCATCTCGAGAAAAGGACTGAGTAAACAAATGATCGGAGAGTATTTAGGGAATTTACAAAATCCGTTTTGTATGGCTGTTTTGGAATGCTTCGCTAATGAGTTAGATTTGTCGGGAATGCAAGTCGATGTTGCCCTTCGGAAGTTCCAGCAGCATTTCCGAATGCCTGGAGAAGCACAAAAGATTGAAAGACTTATGGAGGTGTTCTCGCATAGATATTGCCAGTGCAATGTCGATATCGTCGCCCGGTTAAGATCGCCTGATACG ATTTTTGTGCTCGCCTTTGCGATAATAATGCTGAACACTGACCTCCACACCCCGAATATAAAACCCGAACGTCGGATGAAGCTCGAAGActtcataaaaaatttacgagGTATCGACGATTGTGGTGATATTGACAGTGATATGTTGACTGGGGTTTACGAGCGTGTCAAAGCGAACGAATTTAAGCCCGGTTCAGACCACGTGACTCAAGTAATGAAAGTCCAAGCAACGATCGTTggtaaaaaaccaaatatgGCGTTACCACATCGCCGACTAGTGTGTTATTGTCGTTTATACGAAATCCCTGATATTTATAAGAAAGAAAGACCTGGTGTACACCAGAGAGAAGTGTTCCTTTTTAACGATTTGCTCGTTATTACGAAAATTCTAAGTAAGAAGAAGTCTTCAGTTACGTATACATTCAGGAATAGTTTCCCTCTGTGCGGGATGACTGTCACTCTCTTCGAAGCTGCCC ATTACCCTTATGGTATACGTTTGAGCCAACGTGTCGATGGCAAAGTATTGGTCACATTTAACGCGCGAAATGAGCATGATAGGTGCAAATTCGCGGAGGATTTGAAGGAGGCTGTAAGCGAGATGGATGAAATGGAGAATTTGAGGATTGAGGCTGAGCTAGAGCGGCAGAAGTCGAACCGGGGGACCAGGACAG gTACCGAAAACCGGGACAGTGGCGTCGCTGACGTGGAAGTGTGTTCTTACCAGTGCCCCTGCTCCCAGAACCAGGCACTAGGAGGGTCGGAGTGTGCCGAAGAAGTCGGTCATGACACTCAAATCAAACGTTCGGCGCTCAGTAACTCGTTGCTGGATATCCACGAACAGT TTGCAGGAGAAAAGGCACAGCGCCGAGGTAGTGTGGGCTCGTTAGATAGCGGCATGTCTGTATCATTCCAGTCGACGTCGGCTAGTACTTGCTCCCGGTCTGACAAGCTGGCTAATAAAGGTAAGCCAGGCCTCCATAACCACCAGTCATTCTTAGGCGGCCTGTTCAACAAGAAACAACAGAACAATGTGGCGGTGAAGTCGACCGAAGTGTAA